One part of the Entelurus aequoreus isolate RoL-2023_Sb linkage group LG05, RoL_Eaeq_v1.1, whole genome shotgun sequence genome encodes these proteins:
- the LOC133651056 gene encoding TLC domain-containing protein 5-like isoform X1, translating into MAVLQVLCSLIGWSGLYVAFCRVSPQRGPEWNCRMVTLSHGVVIVLLTAYVIFVDGPWPLTHAGTENTRLQIRALSVCLGYFLFDIGWCVRFGTEGRVMLAHHAASIAGILLALLTGASACETCAVIFGSELTNPLLQTRWFLRRTGLYDSLLGDAVDLLFIFLFATVRVGVGGAMFYHELTSPRTAAVMKFGGVVMYGLAWVFMADIARFGYKKSRVRYKQWREKHKEVNMEGKHLAAD; encoded by the exons ATGGCAGTGCTGCAGGTGCTGTGCAGTCTGATTGGCTGGTCGGGTCTCTATGTGGCGTTCTGCAGGGTCTCTCCTCAACGGGGGCCCGAGTGGAACTGCCGCATGGTCACGCTGTCCCACGGCGTGGTCATCGTCCTGCTGACGGCGTACGTCATCTTCGTAGACGGACCCTGGCCTCTCACGCACGCAG GAACAGAGAACACGCGGCTCCAGATTCGGGCTTTGTCCGTCTGCCTCGGCTACTTCCTTTTCGACATTGGCTGGTGCGTGCGCTTCGGCACGGAGGGCAGGGTCATGTTGGCCCACCACGCCGCCAGCATCGCGGGGATCCTACTGGCGCTGCTGACGGGGGCGTCGGCCTGCGAGACCTGCGCCGTGATCTTCGGCAGCGAGCTCACCAACCCCCTGCTGCAGACCCGCTGGTTCCTGCGCCGCACGGGCCTGTACGACAGCCTGCTGGGCGACGCCGTGGACCTGCTCTTCATCTTCCTATTCGCCACCGTCCGCGTAGGCGTGGGCGGCGCCATGTTCTACCACGAGCTGACCTCGCCGAGAACGGCGGCGGTCATGAAGTTCGGCGGCGTGGTCATGTACGGACTGGCGTGGGTGTTCATGGCGGACATCGCCAGATTCGGCTACAAGAAGAGTCGGGTTCGGTATAAGCAGTGGCGGGAAAAGCACAAAGAAGTCAACATGGAGGGGAAACATTTGGCAGCGGACTAA
- the LOC133651056 gene encoding TLC domain-containing protein 5-like isoform X2: MVTLSHGVVIVLLTAYVIFVDGPWPLTHAGTENTRLQIRALSVCLGYFLFDIGWCVRFGTEGRVMLAHHAASIAGILLALLTGASACETCAVIFGSELTNPLLQTRWFLRRTGLYDSLLGDAVDLLFIFLFATVRVGVGGAMFYHELTSPRTAAVMKFGGVVMYGLAWVFMADIARFGYKKSRVRYKQWREKHKEVNMEGKHLAAD, encoded by the exons ATGGTCACGCTGTCCCACGGCGTGGTCATCGTCCTGCTGACGGCGTACGTCATCTTCGTAGACGGACCCTGGCCTCTCACGCACGCAG GAACAGAGAACACGCGGCTCCAGATTCGGGCTTTGTCCGTCTGCCTCGGCTACTTCCTTTTCGACATTGGCTGGTGCGTGCGCTTCGGCACGGAGGGCAGGGTCATGTTGGCCCACCACGCCGCCAGCATCGCGGGGATCCTACTGGCGCTGCTGACGGGGGCGTCGGCCTGCGAGACCTGCGCCGTGATCTTCGGCAGCGAGCTCACCAACCCCCTGCTGCAGACCCGCTGGTTCCTGCGCCGCACGGGCCTGTACGACAGCCTGCTGGGCGACGCCGTGGACCTGCTCTTCATCTTCCTATTCGCCACCGTCCGCGTAGGCGTGGGCGGCGCCATGTTCTACCACGAGCTGACCTCGCCGAGAACGGCGGCGGTCATGAAGTTCGGCGGCGTGGTCATGTACGGACTGGCGTGGGTGTTCATGGCGGACATCGCCAGATTCGGCTACAAGAAGAGTCGGGTTCGGTATAAGCAGTGGCGGGAAAAGCACAAAGAAGTCAACATGGAGGGGAAACATTTGGCAGCGGACTAA